In Aegilops tauschii subsp. strangulata cultivar AL8/78 chromosome 3, Aet v6.0, whole genome shotgun sequence, one genomic interval encodes:
- the LOC109769787 gene encoding probable protein phosphatase 2C 38 isoform X1, with translation MVGQTMMRIVRPCFKPSLPDGAQVVAAGGGGTREGLLWYRDAGRHACGDFSMAVVQANQLLEDASQLEAGPLVAADGPCATFVGVYDGHGGPETARFVADNLFHHLKKFATEQQTVSADVIRRSYAATEEGFLNLVRKQWLIKPQIASVGTCCLVGIINEGVLYIANTGDSRAVLGRLERGVKDIRAVQLSSEHNASFQEVRDELRQMHPDDPRIVVLKHNVWRVKGIIQVSRTIGDAYLKSSEFNREPLLARFRIPGPFHKPILCPEPSIEEHRLCAEDQFVIFASDGLWEHLSNQEAVDIVHCSPRNGIARRLIKAALREAAKKREMRYSDLKKIDRGVRRHFHDDITVVVLFMEPALISRRLYGGPLLSLRGGGSTPTFAQKC, from the exons ATGGTGGGGCAGACCATGATGCGCATCGTGCGCCCCTGCTTCAAGCCCTCGCTGCCCGACGGCGCGCAGGTCGTCGCCGCCGGGGGCGGCGGCACCAGGGAGGGCCTGCTCTGGTACAGGGACGCCGGCCGCCACGCCTGCGGCGACTTCTCCATGGCCGTCGTGCAGGCCAACCAGCTGCTCGAGGACGCCAGCCAGCTCGAGGCCGGGCCCCTCGTCGCCGCCGACGGGCCCTGCGCCACCTTCGTCGGCGTCTACGACGGCCACGGCGGGCCCGAGACCGCCCGCTTCGTCGCCGATAACCTCTTCCACCACCTAAAGA AGTTTGCGACGGAACAACAAACCGTGTCGGCCGACGTGATACGCAGATCCTACGCTGCCACGGAGGAGGGGTTTCTGAACCTTGTGAGGAAGCAGTGGCTCATCAAGCCGCAGATCGCCTCGGTCGGTACGTGCTGTTTGGTTGGCATTATCAACGAAGGGGTCCTCTACATAGCAAACACCGGTGATTCTCGTGCTGTCCTCGGGAGACTTGAGCGGGGCGTCAAAGACATTAGGGCTGTTCAGCTCTCGTCCGAGCATAACGCGAGCTTTCAGGAGGTAAGGGATGAGCTAAGACAGATGCACCCAGACGACCCGCGGATCGTGGTCCTCAAGCACAATGTTTGGCGCGTGAAGGGCATTATTCAG GTTTCCAGAACGATCGGTGACGCCTACCTAAAAAGTTCGGAGTTTAACCGCGAGCCTCTTCTGGCACGGTTCCGTATTCCAGGGCCCTTCCATAAACCAATTCTTTGTCCGGAACCATCCATTGAAGAACACAGACTGTGTGCAGAAGATCAGTTTGTTATATTTGCGTCAGATGGACTATGGGAGCACTTGAGCAATCAGGAAGCTGTGGATATAGTTCACTGTTCACCTCGGAAT GGCATTGCGAGACGACTAATAAAAGCAGCTCTGCGGGAGGCGGCAAAGAAGAGAGAAATGAGATACTCAGACTTGAAGAAGATCGACCGCGGGGTCAGGAGGCACTTCCACGATGATATTACTGTTGTGGTATTATTCATGGAACCCGCGCTTATCAGCAGGAGGCTCTACGGTGGGCCGTTGCTTTCGCTAAGGGGTGGTGGCAGCACGCCAACGTTTGCACAGAAATGCTGA
- the LOC109769787 gene encoding probable protein phosphatase 2C 38 isoform X2 — MVGQTMMRIVRPCFKPSLPDGAQVVAAGGGGTREGLLWYRDAGRHACGDFSMAVVQANQLLEDASQLEAGPLVAADGPCATFVGVYDGHGGPETARFVADNLFHHLKKFATEQQTVSADVIRRSYAATEEGFLNLVRKQWLIKPQIASVGTCCLVGIINEGVLYIANTGDSRAVLGRLERGVKDIRAVQLSSEHNASFQEVRDELRQMHPDDPRIVVLKHNVWRVKGIIQVSRTIGDAYLKSSEFNREPLLARFRIPGPFHKPILCPEPSIEEHRLCAEDQFVIFASDGLWEHLSNQEAVDIVHCSPRNVYFLGEPEDCRRSSYSHILPPSKNKCLKLSTTLY; from the exons ATGGTGGGGCAGACCATGATGCGCATCGTGCGCCCCTGCTTCAAGCCCTCGCTGCCCGACGGCGCGCAGGTCGTCGCCGCCGGGGGCGGCGGCACCAGGGAGGGCCTGCTCTGGTACAGGGACGCCGGCCGCCACGCCTGCGGCGACTTCTCCATGGCCGTCGTGCAGGCCAACCAGCTGCTCGAGGACGCCAGCCAGCTCGAGGCCGGGCCCCTCGTCGCCGCCGACGGGCCCTGCGCCACCTTCGTCGGCGTCTACGACGGCCACGGCGGGCCCGAGACCGCCCGCTTCGTCGCCGATAACCTCTTCCACCACCTAAAGA AGTTTGCGACGGAACAACAAACCGTGTCGGCCGACGTGATACGCAGATCCTACGCTGCCACGGAGGAGGGGTTTCTGAACCTTGTGAGGAAGCAGTGGCTCATCAAGCCGCAGATCGCCTCGGTCGGTACGTGCTGTTTGGTTGGCATTATCAACGAAGGGGTCCTCTACATAGCAAACACCGGTGATTCTCGTGCTGTCCTCGGGAGACTTGAGCGGGGCGTCAAAGACATTAGGGCTGTTCAGCTCTCGTCCGAGCATAACGCGAGCTTTCAGGAGGTAAGGGATGAGCTAAGACAGATGCACCCAGACGACCCGCGGATCGTGGTCCTCAAGCACAATGTTTGGCGCGTGAAGGGCATTATTCAG GTTTCCAGAACGATCGGTGACGCCTACCTAAAAAGTTCGGAGTTTAACCGCGAGCCTCTTCTGGCACGGTTCCGTATTCCAGGGCCCTTCCATAAACCAATTCTTTGTCCGGAACCATCCATTGAAGAACACAGACTGTGTGCAGAAGATCAGTTTGTTATATTTGCGTCAGATGGACTATGGGAGCACTTGAGCAATCAGGAAGCTGTGGATATAGTTCACTGTTCACCTCGGAAT GTTTATTTTCTTGGGGAACCTGAAGACTGTAGAAGAAGTTCCTACagtcatatactccctccgtccaaaaataagtgtctcaagcttagtacaactttgtactaa